Proteins encoded by one window of Microcebus murinus isolate Inina chromosome 2, M.murinus_Inina_mat1.0, whole genome shotgun sequence:
- the DFFA gene encoding DNA fragmentation factor subunit alpha: MEVTGSAGAPEPGEIRNLKPCLLRRNHSREQHGVAASCLEELRSKACDILAIDKSLTPVTLVLAEDGTIVDDDDYFLCLPSNTKFVALANNEKWAYNNSDGGTAWISQESFDVDETDSGTELKWKNVARQLKEDLSSIILLSEEDLQVLIDVPCSDLARELCQSCATIQGLQNTLQQVLDQREEARQSKQLLELYLQALEKEGSILSKQEESRAGFSEEVDAVDTGISGEISEITLTSQILTALKEKPAPELSLSSQDLELVTKEDPKALAVALNWDIKKTENVQQACNQELALRLQQIQSLHSLRNISARKNSLPGELQNPKRARQDLT, encoded by the exons ATGGAGGTGACTGGGAGTGCTGGCGCTCCGGAACCCGGCGAGATCCGGAATCTAAAGCCGTGTCTGCTGCGCCGCAACCACAGCCGCGAACAGCACGGCGTGGCCGCCTCCTGCCTGGAGGAGCTGAGGAGCAAGG CCTGTGACATTCTGGCCATTGATAAGTCCCTGACACCAGTCACCCTGGTCCTGGCAGAGGATGGCACCATAGTGGATGACGATGATTACTTCCTGTGCCTACCTTCTAATACTAAGTTTGTGGCATTGGCCAATAATGAGAAGTGGGCATACAACAATTCAG ATGGAGGGACAGCTTGGATTTCCCAAGAGTCCTTTGATGTAGATGAAACGGACAGTGGGACAGAGTTGAAATGGAAGAATGTGGCCAGGCAGCTGAAAGAAGATCTATCCAGCATCATCCTCCTGTCAGAGGAGGACCTCCAA GTGCTCATTGATGTTCCATGTTCAGACCTGGCTCGGGAACTGTGCCAAAGTTGTGCCACCATTCAGGGGCTCCAGAACACACTCCAGCAGGTGCTTGACCAGAGAGAAGAAGCCCGTCAGTCCAAGCAGCTCCTGGAGCTTTATCTCCAGGCTTTGGAGAAGGAGGGCAGCATCTTGTCAAAGCAGGAAG AGTCCAGAGCTGGCTTCAGTGAAGAGGTAGATGCAGTTGACACGGGTATCAGCGGAGAGATCTCTGAAATTACACTGAcaagccagatcctcactgcactgAAGGAGAAGCCTGCCCCAGAGCTGAGTTTATCTAGTCAGGATTTGGAG TTGGttaccaaagaagaccccaaagcactGGCTGTTGCTTTGAACTGGGatataaagaagacagaaaacgTTCAACAGGCCTGTAACCAGGAACTCGCCCTGCGCCTGCAGCAAATACAGAGCTTGCATTCTCTCAGGAACATTTCTGCAAGGAAGAATTCACTACCTGGAGAGCTGCAGAATCCTAAACGAGCCAGACAAGATCTTACATAG